GCCGCGCGTCCACGATGGCGCCTGCCTGATCGACCTGCGGTGTGTGCCGCCCGCCGACGACGATCGGATTCTTGACGCCGTACGCCAGGCATTGGCAACCCTCGACGTGGCAGACGCAGGCAGGGCGGGCTGAACCGTGCACGTCGTTGCCACTGCCGGACATGTCGATTCCGGGAAAAGTACCCTGGTCCGCGCCCTGACCGGCATGGAACCGGACCGCTGGGAGGAAGAGCGGCGCCGCGGGCTGACGATCGACCTCGGCTATGCGTGGACAACGTTGCCGTCCGGCCAGGACGTTGCCTTCGTTGACGTTCCCGGCCACGAACGCTTCCTTGGCAACATGCTTGCCGGCATCGGACCCGCGCCTGTGGTCTGCTTCGTCGTGGCCGCGGACGAGGGCTGGCAGGCCCAGTCAAGCGACCATCGCGATGCGGTCGCCGCGCTCGGAATTGAACACGGCGTTGTCGTGCTCAGCCGCGCGGACCGGGCATCCGGGCAGCGGGTCGCCGACGTGCTGTCGCGGACCCGCACGGAGCTGGCAGGGACCGGGCTGCGGGATGCTCCAGCCATCGCCGTGTCGGCCATCGACGGCACCGGCTTGGCTGAGTTGCGTGCAGCGCTCGACGGCGTCCTTGCCCGGGTGCCTGCCCCCACCACCACCGGGAGGGTCCGGCTGTGGGTGGACCGGTCATTCACGATCACCGGTTCCGGGACGGTGGTCACCGGAACACTGGCTGCGGGCACACTCGCCCAGGGTGACCGGTTGGAACTGCTCGGCCACTCAGGGTCCCGGCCTGTGGCGGTCCGCGGCCTGCAGAGCCGCGACACCTCATACCCGTCGGTGGAGCCGGTCAGCCGGGTGGCGTTGAACCTGCGCGATGTAGCCGCAACGGACATCCGGCGCGGGGATGCGCTGGTTACCCCTGGCGCCTGGCCCACCACCGGCGTCGTAGGCATCCACCGCACTACCGGCGTGGCCTATACCGAGGTGCCCGAGCAAATCATGGTTCATGTCGGCACGGCGTCCGTGCCGGCGCGCCTGCGTCCCTTCGGGGCCGACCACGCCCGGCTGGTCCTCGACAGGCCCTTGCCCCTGGTTCTCGGGGACCGGCTGGTGCTGCGCGACCCCGGCAGCCGCTCGGTCCTGGGTGGGGCGCGCATTCTCGACGCCGACCCACCGGAGCTGCGGCGGCGCGGTGACGGCGCGCATTGGGCTGAACGGCTTTCGGGCATGGACCCCGCAGGAGACATTCTGGGGGAAGTGGCAGCCCGCGGAGCCGTCCAGGTGGATCATCTCCGCAAGCTTGGGCTGCTGCCCGGGCACGGCACGGAAGCCCCTCAGGGCGTGCGGGTTTTCGGTGACTGGTGGGTGCATGCCCCTGTCCTGGAGGCATGGCAGCACCGGCTCCGCACTGCGGTCGAGGCGCTGCAGGAGAAGGACCCCTTGGTCCCGGGCCTTTCCATGGGTGCGGCGCGGGACCTGCTCAGGTTGCCTGAGGAGAGGCTGCTTTCCCATCTGATCCGCGGGGCGGAGCTGGAGCAGGAGGGTGGCCACATCCGGTTGCCGGGCAGCCAGGACAACCTTGGTCCCATCGAGCTGGCAATCGTCCAGTTGGAGCGCAGGCTCAGCGCGGCCGCGTTCCACGCCCCGGAAGCCGACGAGCTGGCTGCCTTGGGCCTCGGCGCACGGGAACTGGCCGCCGCAGAACGCACGGGACGGTTGCTGCGTCTTCGCGATGGGGTGGTGCTGCTTCCCACGGCGCCGGCACTCGCGATGCGCACGCTTGCCGGCCTGGCCCAGCCCTTCACCACCAGCCAGGCACGACAGGCGCTGGACACCACACGCCGGATTGCGGTTCCACTGCTGGAGCACCTCGATTCGCGCGGCTGGACCAAACGGATTGATGCCGGTCACCGCACAGTGGTGCGCTGACCGGGCTGTCAGGCAGCAGGTCTGGAAAGACGACTAGGCCGGCTCGGTTGACTGGACGCGCCGCAGGATGTCGTCCACCACGCGTGCGAGCGGCGCGGTGGCGTCGATAGCGATGCCGCCAGATGGGATTTCTTCCCGTGTTTGGTACAGGTGCTCAATCAGGTCCCGTTCTGTTCGCCGTCCTCCCCATTCGTCCTCCGGGCGCTGGTCAAGCCGTCGCTTCAACGTTTCCAGGTCCACCTCGAGGACGAAGACGCCATCGAAGAGATCGATGAACTTGACGAGATTCCGCGAGCCGCCGCAGAAGAAGGTCAACGCTTCCCGCTGGTCTGCGGCCAACGCCCTGACCTTGTCCACTCTCCAGAGGTGGTGCCGGTGAACGGCGACTCCGGTGATGCCCCCGACCGGCTCGCCGGTTTCCGGGTTACCTTGATAGGCGAGTTCGCGGTCGCCGTTGATGGCCTCATAGCCCCGCCGCCGCAGTTCATTGCAGACTGCAGTCTTGCCGGTTCCAGAGCCGCCTTCGATCAGGTAGTTCTTCCTGCCCATGCCTGATGGTACCGATCATGGCCAGGGGCAGTTCTCCCCGTGTCCCTTTCGGGCAGTTGGGCCGGGGGCTGCCTAAGCTGTGGTCATGACAATGCCACCACACGTTTCCGCAACACCGATGAAGTCCCTGTTGTACTGGCGGAAGAGCAAGATCAACGGAGCCAAGACGGTGCCCGTCATAGTCAGCATGGATCCGTCAGGGATGTTCCGCATGGTGGATGCCGCGGGCGTGAGCGTGCTCTCCTTGCCTGTGCAGCAGGCGTCATTCCGGTTCACCAGCATGGGAACGATGGTGGTGACAGCCCAGGGCCGTACGTATGACGTGCTGGGCGTGGGGGCGTCAATGTCGCCGGACCCGTCGCCCGAGCAGAAGGCGGAGATGAAGGCGGCTGTCGCCGACTACAAGGACCGCACAGCCCTCAACCGTGCCGGTTCCGCCGGTGCTGCAATGAGCGGCGCAGGGGGATTGGGCGGTGTTGCAGGCGTCGCCGGCAGTGCCTTGATGATGTTCTCCTACTACGAGGGGCTGGAAACCATCAAGGCCTGGCAGGCGGTCCTTCCGCAAACAGGCGCTCCGGTCCAGACGAGTGCAATGAAGGCCGGCCTTTACATGATGCTGGGTCTCGTAGTGGCCATCATCATCGGCATCATTGTTGCCATCAACGTGCTCTAGGCTGGGGATCCATGCGTGCAATCGTCATGGACCGGATCGCCGGTCCCCTGTCTGTCCAACAAGTGCCTGTACCTGAGCTGCCGTCAGGCGGTGTCCTGGTCACCGTCACCGCCACCGGCCTCTGCCGCAGCGACTGGCACGCCTGGGCCGGCCACGACGACATAGCGTTGCCGCATGTCCCGGGCCATGAGTTCGCGGGCGTCATCACCGCCGTCGGTGAAGGGGTGACCAAGTGGGCCGTCGGCGACAGGGTCACGGCGCCCTTCGTTGAGGGCTGCGGGGCATGCGAGTGGTGCCGCGGGGGTAACGCGCAGGTCTGCCCCGAACAGCAGCAACCCGGCTTCACCCACTGGGGCTCCTTTGCCGAGCAAGTGGTCATCCACGCCGCAGACACGAATCTCGTCGCCATCCCGGCAGGAGTCAGTTTCGAGGCTGCGGCAAGCCTGGGCTGCCGTTTTGCCACCGCATACCGTGCACTCACCGGCAGGGCAGGCCTTGCCCGCGGCGAGTGGGTCACCATCGTTGGAGCCGGCGGGGTGGGCCTCAGCGCCGTCATGATTGCGAAGGCGCTCGGCGGCAAGGTGGTTGCTGTGGACCGGAACCCGGGTGCCCTTAAGGTGGCGGCATCCCTCGGAGCCGATCACATCCTGGTCGCCGACGGTTCGGACGTCCCCTCCCAAGTGCAGGCCATCACTGGTGGAAGCCACGTCTCCATTGACGCCGTAGGCAGTGAGCAGACATGCGCTGACGCGCTCCTTAGCCTTCGCCGCCGTGGCCGGCATGTCCAAATCGGGCTCCTCCCGCCGGTGGAAGGCCATCCCCGCGTACCAATGGCGCGTGTTATTGCCTGGGAACTGGATGTCTTCGGCAGCCACGGCATGGCAGCGGT
This window of the Pseudarthrobacter defluvii genome carries:
- the selB gene encoding selenocysteine-specific translation elongation factor; its protein translation is MHVVATAGHVDSGKSTLVRALTGMEPDRWEEERRRGLTIDLGYAWTTLPSGQDVAFVDVPGHERFLGNMLAGIGPAPVVCFVVAADEGWQAQSSDHRDAVAALGIEHGVVVLSRADRASGQRVADVLSRTRTELAGTGLRDAPAIAVSAIDGTGLAELRAALDGVLARVPAPTTTGRVRLWVDRSFTITGSGTVVTGTLAAGTLAQGDRLELLGHSGSRPVAVRGLQSRDTSYPSVEPVSRVALNLRDVAATDIRRGDALVTPGAWPTTGVVGIHRTTGVAYTEVPEQIMVHVGTASVPARLRPFGADHARLVLDRPLPLVLGDRLVLRDPGSRSVLGGARILDADPPELRRRGDGAHWAERLSGMDPAGDILGEVAARGAVQVDHLRKLGLLPGHGTEAPQGVRVFGDWWVHAPVLEAWQHRLRTAVEALQEKDPLVPGLSMGAARDLLRLPEERLLSHLIRGAELEQEGGHIRLPGSQDNLGPIELAIVQLERRLSAAAFHAPEADELAALGLGARELAAAERTGRLLRLRDGVVLLPTAPALAMRTLAGLAQPFTTSQARQALDTTRRIAVPLLEHLDSRGWTKRIDAGHRTVVR
- a CDS encoding zinc-dependent alcohol dehydrogenase family protein; translated protein: MRAIVMDRIAGPLSVQQVPVPELPSGGVLVTVTATGLCRSDWHAWAGHDDIALPHVPGHEFAGVITAVGEGVTKWAVGDRVTAPFVEGCGACEWCRGGNAQVCPEQQQPGFTHWGSFAEQVVIHAADTNLVAIPAGVSFEAAASLGCRFATAYRALTGRAGLARGEWVTIVGAGGVGLSAVMIAKALGGKVVAVDRNPGALKVAASLGADHILVADGSDVPSQVQAITGGSHVSIDAVGSEQTCADALLSLRRRGRHVQIGLLPPVEGHPRVPMARVIAWELDVFGSHGMAAVDYPGMLALIASGALEPQKLIERIIGLEEAAGMLPRFDTANVAGMTMIDPTL
- a CDS encoding AAA family ATPase — its product is MGRKNYLIEGGSGTGKTAVCNELRRRGYEAINGDRELAYQGNPETGEPVGGITGVAVHRHHLWRVDKVRALAADQREALTFFCGGSRNLVKFIDLFDGVFVLEVDLETLKRRLDQRPEDEWGGRRTERDLIEHLYQTREEIPSGGIAIDATAPLARVVDDILRRVQSTEPA